The proteins below come from a single Iocasia fonsfrigidae genomic window:
- a CDS encoding efflux RND transporter permease subunit, translating into MRKKQLKDFFADFGFNIIIKYKYLILLLLFGLTILGFLGMQKLEFDSSNDAFLPENDPVVIKNDKFKEIFGNDEFIFILVESDEIFSHNVLQYIKELTEDLEDNLPFVDEVTSLANLDYIETEGDRLIIDDLIKEIVPTEQETLNDLKNKILAKKTYVGKIITEDCQKTGIIVTFQEIPEMIYAPVGKNFSPLDQADYSPQEVLMDENLYTKHQLGLNKVADPRKLIAPALKVILARHSDSKIKTTATGVPVLDYETDRMVTEEGTKFGLIALLAATLLMIVLFRSFRAVAAIFLVVLSSLVILFGTLGWLKLKLSILALIIPTLVLVISVSYSIHVINHFLNGLEKGFRYKAIKYAYRESTWPILITALTTTLGFISFIFVPLEPIKIVGFSCAIGTFLTYLIVMIVVPLIFSIGKSRTLPKKDYSKKSAQKIFRKAMEKWADFVVRNIRVTVGLSIIVIIFVVFYSFKMPINSDMLQVLGKDVDFVKNANYITEKLGALYSYDVLLEFPEEGMVKKSEVLKEIDGLTDMINRFDSTVTQTSIIDLIKELHMTMNNNQETFYQIPASNDLLAQYLLLYEISGGEDLEDLVDFNYQKTHISVQVNDFKSSILQEFEKVITYGQQHFPAGTKVTVVGDMPILLKTLTKLVDGQKLSIFIALMVITLVMIIVLKSIKLGLLSMIPNVIPVLVITGLMGLLQYSLDFITVLIAPMIIGIAVDDTVHYFIHFKEEYLVTGSYHQANKETFRKIGKALISACVVLMLGFAIFVLSKMASLGHMAVLSAAGIFAALAADMLITPAIVMLVKPFGENLEITNREEENYEM; encoded by the coding sequence ATGAGAAAAAAACAATTAAAAGATTTTTTTGCTGATTTTGGCTTTAATATTATCATTAAGTATAAATATTTAATATTATTGCTTTTATTCGGCTTAACAATACTGGGTTTTTTGGGAATGCAGAAACTTGAATTTGATTCATCAAATGATGCTTTTTTACCTGAAAATGACCCGGTAGTTATAAAAAACGATAAGTTTAAAGAAATTTTTGGTAATGATGAGTTTATTTTCATTCTGGTAGAGAGTGATGAAATTTTTAGTCATAATGTTTTGCAGTATATTAAAGAACTAACCGAAGACCTGGAAGATAACTTACCCTTTGTAGATGAAGTTACTTCACTAGCTAATCTGGATTATATCGAAACAGAAGGTGATAGATTAATAATTGATGACCTGATTAAAGAAATAGTACCTACTGAGCAAGAAACACTAAATGACTTGAAAAATAAGATTTTAGCTAAAAAAACATATGTAGGTAAAATAATTACGGAAGATTGCCAAAAAACCGGGATTATTGTTACCTTTCAGGAAATACCGGAAATGATTTATGCTCCGGTTGGTAAAAACTTTTCCCCACTGGACCAGGCCGATTATTCACCTCAAGAAGTATTGATGGATGAAAACCTGTATACTAAACATCAGCTTGGTTTAAATAAAGTGGCAGACCCTAGAAAGCTGATTGCCCCAGCTTTAAAGGTTATTTTAGCCCGGCATAGTGATAGTAAGATAAAAACAACTGCTACCGGAGTTCCTGTATTGGATTATGAGACTGATCGAATGGTCACTGAGGAAGGGACTAAATTTGGCCTGATTGCACTACTTGCTGCAACTCTATTAATGATCGTACTCTTCAGAAGCTTTAGAGCTGTTGCTGCTATTTTTCTGGTAGTTTTGTCTTCACTGGTAATCCTCTTTGGAACATTGGGTTGGCTAAAGCTTAAGCTTTCCATACTGGCCTTGATTATACCTACATTGGTTCTGGTTATCTCGGTTAGTTATTCTATTCATGTTATTAACCATTTTTTAAATGGTCTGGAAAAGGGTTTTCGCTATAAGGCGATAAAATATGCTTACCGGGAATCGACCTGGCCTATTTTAATAACTGCTTTAACTACCACCCTTGGTTTTATTTCATTTATATTTGTACCACTGGAACCCATCAAGATAGTTGGGTTTTCCTGTGCAATAGGGACTTTTTTAACCTATCTGATAGTGATGATTGTTGTTCCGCTAATTTTTTCTATAGGAAAGAGTAGAACTTTACCAAAAAAAGATTATAGTAAAAAAAGTGCTCAAAAAATTTTTCGGAAAGCTATGGAAAAATGGGCTGATTTTGTAGTCAGAAATATAAGAGTTACAGTAGGATTGTCAATAATTGTGATAATTTTTGTTGTTTTTTATTCTTTTAAAATGCCAATTAACAGTGATATGTTACAGGTTTTAGGTAAAGATGTGGATTTTGTTAAAAATGCTAATTATATTACAGAAAAGCTGGGAGCCCTGTATTCTTACGATGTTTTGCTGGAATTTCCAGAAGAAGGGATGGTGAAAAAAAGTGAAGTGCTTAAAGAGATAGATGGTCTAACAGATATGATCAATCGATTTGATTCAACAGTAACCCAGACTTCAATAATTGACTTAATCAAGGAATTACATATGACCATGAATAATAACCAGGAGACTTTTTATCAAATTCCAGCTTCCAATGACCTGCTCGCTCAGTATTTATTATTATATGAGATATCAGGTGGAGAAGACCTGGAAGATCTGGTTGATTTTAATTATCAAAAAACCCATATTTCAGTACAGGTTAACGATTTTAAGAGCTCAATCCTGCAGGAATTTGAAAAAGTAATTACCTATGGTCAGCAGCATTTTCCGGCAGGGACTAAAGTAACAGTAGTGGGTGATATGCCAATTCTGCTCAAAACCTTGACAAAACTGGTCGATGGACAGAAGCTATCTATTTTTATAGCCTTAATGGTTATTACCCTGGTAATGATAATAGTCTTGAAATCAATAAAGTTAGGACTGTTATCAATGATTCCCAATGTAATTCCAGTCCTGGTAATTACAGGATTAATGGGCTTATTACAATACTCTCTTGATTTTATTACAGTCCTGATTGCACCGATGATTATCGGTATTGCCGTTGATGACACAGTCCATTATTTCATTCACTTTAAGGAAGAGTATCTTGTGACAGGTTCTTACCATCAAGCAAATAAGGAAACCTTCCGTAAGATTGGTAAAGCTTTGATTTCAGCCTGTGTTGTTCTAATGTTAGGTTTTGCTATTTTTGTTTTATCGAAAATGGCAAGTCTGGGACATATGGCAGTTCTCTCAGCAGCAGGTATTTTCGCTGCTCTAGCAGCAGATATGCTAATTACTCCGGCAATTGTTATGCTGGTAAAACCCTTTGGGGAAAATCTTGAAATTACAAACAGGGAGGAAGAAAATTATGAAATGTAA
- a CDS encoding outer membrane lipoprotein-sorting protein: MKCKSLMIILLVSVMLLPVLVQAEELTGREIIDKTNIMNLVDDMQAEMEMVMINKAGQKRVRELMSYSKKDKSDDIEKSIMRFLSPADVKGTGFLSIDNPQGADEKYLYLPAMGRPRRLSSDERGGSFMGSDFSYEDISESVEDYIYTIIGTEEIDGQQVYIVESIPRTKEIEKDVEFARKISWVRKDNFVLIKAEFHDKKDEVLKRLNVLEIKQITEEVWMPVHLEMETYQKGSRTSLKYKDIKVDTGLTDDYFSVRQLTRPL; this comes from the coding sequence ATGAAATGTAAATCTTTAATGATCATATTACTGGTGTCTGTAATGTTGTTACCTGTTCTGGTTCAGGCAGAGGAATTGACTGGTAGGGAGATTATTGATAAAACAAATATTATGAACTTGGTTGATGATATGCAGGCAGAGATGGAGATGGTAATGATCAATAAAGCAGGGCAGAAAAGGGTCAGGGAACTAATGTCATATTCAAAAAAAGATAAAAGTGATGATATAGAAAAATCTATAATGCGTTTTCTTAGTCCGGCAGATGTTAAAGGCACAGGGTTTTTAAGTATAGACAATCCGCAAGGGGCTGATGAAAAATACCTATATTTACCTGCCATGGGACGGCCCCGCCGGCTATCATCAGATGAGAGAGGTGGTTCCTTTATGGGGTCTGATTTTAGTTATGAAGATATTTCAGAATCTGTTGAAGATTATATTTACACCATTATTGGTACTGAAGAAATAGATGGTCAGCAGGTTTATATTGTTGAATCTATTCCACGTACAAAAGAAATAGAGAAAGATGTGGAATTTGCTAGAAAGATTTCCTGGGTGAGAAAAGACAATTTTGTTCTAATCAAGGCAGAATTTCATGATAAAAAGGATGAGGTATTGAAAAGGCTTAATGTACTGGAAATAAAACAGATTACTGAAGAGGTATGGATGCCGGTTCATTTAGAGATGGAAACTTACCAGAAAGGGTCCAGGACCAGTCTAAAATATAAAGATATTAAAGTGGATACAGGGTTAACAGACGATTATTTTTCTGTTAGACAATTAACCCGTCCTCTATAA
- a CDS encoding DUF1302 family protein, producing the protein MKDKIFSILLSWLFFMFFSWTNVYGSDLELSGEWVSRLEAEFQGENDIILFNSLGLDLNYNSSMSAFKASLDITDDDDDPNVSLEEAYGEFYFQSTDLRIGKQYIAWGKTDGINPTDNFNPEDLTDPFSEDNKLAVNAVRAKHYQDDWIFDLIWAPLFTAAELPKAGSRWSSLPAGLEIEPQEPENSLENSEIGVRASKWAGSIDFSFSYFRGWSKTPAWPDQSIIEDGQLVFKPEYYQVDVFGTDWARDFGSFVFRGELAYFKTKKDFQLKNPYSQYVLGVDFNATDELYIITQLVGEKEEGEDRTDNLTVSLEYELTEFKTIELNGIYNLADRDSLINPLFNYEIRDGLAMTLGAYIFSGEDGSSYGWFDEKDYVYIELVRSF; encoded by the coding sequence TTGAAAGATAAAATATTTTCTATTCTATTGAGCTGGCTGTTTTTTATGTTTTTTTCCTGGACTAATGTTTATGGCAGTGACCTGGAACTTAGTGGAGAATGGGTCTCGAGACTGGAAGCAGAATTCCAGGGAGAGAATGATATTATATTGTTTAATTCACTTGGTTTAGATTTAAATTATAATAGTTCTATGTCAGCTTTTAAGGCCAGTTTAGACATTACAGACGATGATGATGATCCTAATGTTAGTTTAGAAGAGGCTTATGGAGAGTTTTATTTTCAGTCTACTGATTTAAGGATAGGTAAACAGTATATTGCCTGGGGTAAAACTGATGGTATCAATCCAACTGATAACTTTAACCCTGAAGATTTAACAGATCCCTTCAGTGAAGACAATAAATTGGCTGTAAATGCAGTTAGGGCTAAACATTATCAAGATGATTGGATATTCGATCTTATCTGGGCTCCCCTGTTTACAGCAGCTGAATTACCTAAAGCCGGTAGTCGCTGGTCTTCTTTGCCGGCAGGTCTAGAAATTGAACCACAGGAACCTGAAAATAGTCTGGAGAATTCTGAAATAGGGGTAAGGGCTTCTAAATGGGCTGGCTCAATTGATTTTTCTTTTAGTTATTTTCGAGGCTGGAGTAAGACTCCAGCCTGGCCTGACCAGTCTATAATCGAAGACGGTCAATTAGTTTTCAAGCCTGAATATTATCAGGTTGATGTCTTTGGAACTGATTGGGCCAGAGATTTTGGTAGTTTTGTTTTCAGGGGTGAGTTAGCTTATTTTAAAACAAAAAAGGATTTTCAATTAAAAAATCCTTATTCTCAGTATGTCTTGGGGGTTGATTTTAATGCTACAGATGAATTGTATATTATTACCCAGCTGGTTGGTGAAAAAGAAGAAGGGGAAGATAGGACTGACAACCTAACTGTATCTCTGGAGTATGAGCTTACTGAATTTAAGACTATTGAATTAAATGGAATATATAACCTGGCTGACAGAGACAGTCTGATAAACCCCTTATTTAACTATGAAATAAGGGATGGTCTTGCAATGACACTGGGGGCCTATATATTTTCCGGGGAAGATGGGAGTTCATATGGCTGGTTTGATGAGAAAGATTATGTATATATAGAGTTAGTAAGATCATTTTAA
- the nth gene encoding endonuclease III — protein sequence MNVRKVTKIIMLMEEKWPKPVTELNYSSPFELLLATILSAQSTDKQVNKVTKRLFKKYNQPGDFAEMKKDELAQEINSIGLYRNKSKFIIESSQLILKDFKGKVPDTRKELMRLPGVGRKTANVILASAFQKNAIAVDTHVFRVANRLGLVKTDKVVEVEKQLMNIIPEEKWSDLHHWLIFLGRRICKARNPHCNKCFLQDYCEYYNSSK from the coding sequence ATGAATGTCAGAAAAGTTACTAAAATAATTATGTTAATGGAAGAGAAATGGCCGAAGCCTGTAACAGAATTAAATTACTCAAGCCCTTTTGAACTCCTGCTTGCTACGATATTGTCTGCTCAGTCAACTGATAAACAGGTAAATAAGGTAACAAAGAGACTCTTTAAAAAGTATAATCAGCCAGGGGATTTTGCGGAAATGAAAAAGGATGAACTGGCTCAGGAAATCAATAGTATTGGTTTATATCGCAATAAAAGTAAATTTATTATTGAAAGCAGCCAGCTGATCCTGAAAGACTTTAAAGGTAAGGTACCAGATACAAGAAAGGAATTAATGAGATTGCCAGGGGTTGGACGTAAAACTGCCAATGTAATCTTGGCCTCTGCCTTTCAAAAAAATGCAATTGCGGTTGATACACATGTCTTTAGGGTAGCAAACCGGTTAGGACTTGTTAAGACAGATAAAGTAGTGGAAGTTGAAAAACAATTAATGAATATAATACCTGAAGAAAAATGGAGTGATCTGCATCACTGGTTAATATTCCTCGGCCGTAGGATTTGTAAAGCCAGAAATCCCCATTGTAACAAATGTTTTTTACAGGACTATTGTGAGTATTATAATTCATCTAAATAA
- a CDS encoding PHP domain-containing protein — protein sequence MKKNKKIDLHMHSIHSSDGELHPCKLLEIAKENNLTAVALTDHNTVAGISEAIAAGKHLGIEVVPGIEIDSQFRKYSIHILGYYFDINDDKLNNLLTELNSLYYGLAQKRVTKLTELGFDIDYQQVLDYAVDLPVGVVIAEVLLKNKKNFNHPLLKPYLTGEKSKQPYFNFHLDFFSRGKAAYVPFKSISSKQVIKLIKGLGGIPVLAHPGYSFNYQNENDLTALKELIAEGLVGIEAYSSYHKQNEINEFEQIGRDNSLIITAGSDFHGKLKPEISMGGIKNNNYSILEELKDYLLHI from the coding sequence ATGAAAAAAAACAAAAAAATTGATCTACATATGCACTCAATCCACAGTAGTGATGGTGAGCTTCACCCCTGTAAATTACTAGAAATTGCCAAAGAAAATAACCTTACAGCAGTAGCCTTGACTGATCATAATACTGTAGCTGGAATAAGTGAGGCAATAGCTGCTGGAAAACACCTGGGAATCGAGGTTGTACCCGGGATAGAAATAGACAGTCAATTCAGAAAGTATTCTATCCATATTTTGGGTTATTATTTTGATATTAATGATGATAAATTAAATAATTTACTGACAGAACTAAATAGTCTTTATTATGGGTTAGCCCAGAAACGTGTAACGAAATTAACTGAACTGGGATTTGATATTGATTACCAGCAGGTATTAGACTATGCTGTAGACCTTCCTGTTGGTGTTGTGATAGCTGAGGTATTACTAAAAAACAAGAAAAATTTTAATCATCCACTACTAAAACCATATTTAACTGGGGAAAAAAGCAAACAGCCATATTTCAATTTTCATCTTGATTTTTTTAGTAGGGGTAAAGCAGCCTATGTTCCTTTTAAAAGTATTAGTAGTAAGCAGGTTATTAAACTCATCAAAGGATTAGGAGGAATACCTGTCCTGGCCCATCCTGGTTATTCATTTAACTATCAAAATGAAAATGATCTGACTGCACTTAAAGAATTGATTGCTGAAGGCTTAGTTGGTATAGAGGCATACAGCAGTTATCATAAACAAAATGAGATAAATGAGTTTGAACAGATAGGTAGAGATAATAGCTTAATAATTACTGCTGGTAGTGATTTTCACGGCAAACTGAAACCTGAGATCTCTATGGGAGGAATAAAAAATAATAATTATAGTATCTTAGAGGAATTAAAGGATTATTTGTTACATATTTGA
- a CDS encoding PhoH family protein — protein MKIYVLDTNVLLDDPKAIFAFEENQIILPLAVLEEIDDQKTKTSSIGHNARETSRILDNLREQGRLDCGVKLKNGGNLRIEINGKDFEPPEGLNAAKKDNRILSTAFYIQKENPDQKVILVTNDINLRLIADAFGLKAEQYRSNRLNDDDIYTGSHEIKVPAELIDRFYQNNALELKEFKDIDKKIYPQEMVHLIAVDQKGKSALARFNGEQIVPFLFSKASPWGIKPRNKEQKFALELLLNEDIKLVTLLGKAGTGKTLLALAVGLSKVTDEEAYKRLLVARPVIPMGNDIGFLPGTKEEKLQPWMQPIFDNLDFILNQSNDSSFSFDYLVEKNLIQIEALTYIRGRSVPNQFIIIDEAQNLTAHEVKTIITRAGKNTKIVLTGDPYQIDNPYLDKHTNGLTLLAHKFHNESIAGHITLVKGERSELARIASELL, from the coding sequence GTGAAAATATATGTGCTGGATACAAATGTACTACTTGATGACCCCAAAGCAATCTTTGCTTTTGAAGAAAATCAAATAATTTTACCACTGGCTGTCCTGGAAGAAATTGATGACCAAAAGACCAAGACATCATCAATTGGACATAATGCCAGGGAAACTTCAAGAATATTGGATAATCTCAGAGAACAGGGAAGACTGGACTGTGGTGTAAAATTAAAAAATGGGGGTAATTTACGTATAGAGATTAATGGCAAGGATTTTGAACCTCCTGAAGGATTAAATGCAGCCAAAAAAGATAATCGGATCTTGAGTACTGCTTTTTATATTCAGAAAGAAAATCCTGATCAAAAGGTAATTCTGGTGACTAATGATATTAATTTACGTTTAATTGCAGATGCCTTTGGATTAAAAGCAGAACAATACCGCTCTAACCGCCTAAATGATGATGACATTTATACCGGAAGCCATGAGATTAAGGTTCCTGCTGAATTAATAGATCGGTTCTACCAGAATAATGCCCTGGAACTGAAGGAATTTAAAGATATTGATAAAAAAATATATCCCCAAGAGATGGTACATTTGATTGCAGTTGATCAGAAAGGAAAATCAGCCCTTGCCAGGTTTAATGGTGAACAAATTGTACCGTTTTTATTTTCCAAGGCCAGCCCCTGGGGGATTAAACCCCGTAACAAGGAACAGAAGTTTGCCCTGGAACTCCTTTTAAATGAAGATATAAAACTGGTTACCCTTCTGGGTAAAGCAGGTACTGGCAAAACATTACTGGCTTTAGCTGTCGGCCTGTCAAAGGTTACTGATGAAGAGGCCTATAAAAGATTACTGGTAGCTAGACCAGTTATACCTATGGGGAATGATATTGGTTTTCTGCCTGGAACAAAGGAAGAGAAATTACAACCCTGGATGCAGCCAATATTTGATAACCTGGATTTTATTTTGAATCAGAGTAATGATAGTAGTTTTTCTTTTGATTACCTGGTAGAAAAGAATCTGATTCAGATAGAGGCCTTAACATATATCAGGGGTAGATCGGTTCCAAATCAATTTATTATTATAGATGAAGCCCAAAATCTGACAGCACATGAAGTGAAGACTATTATAACCAGGGCAGGAAAGAATACCAAGATTGTTCTGACAGGTGATCCATATCAAATTGATAATCCCTATCTTGACAAACACACTAATGGCTTAACACTCCTGGCCCATAAATTCCATAATGAATCTATTGCAGGACATATTACATTGGTCAAGGGAGAACGCTCTGAACTGGCCAGAATAGCTAGTGAGCTGCTGTAA
- a CDS encoding MerR family transcriptional regulator, with protein sequence MDKERYTTSEAASILNVAPSTLRYWESELENFLDIPRNDNGYRQYTENNIATLQKIRTYLYEQKYSIKQVREILNLEESKQDIAAALVGETDERLSSLVSVLLDRITDVEDGIKELKKGQNTLKQEYLQAVKLLNITSERRDRELIQEIRKRLDQKKEQHNSLLKRLLPWTKNND encoded by the coding sequence ATGGATAAGGAAAGGTATACCACATCAGAAGCAGCCAGTATTTTAAATGTAGCACCTTCAACACTCAGATACTGGGAATCAGAACTAGAAAACTTTTTAGATATACCAAGAAATGATAATGGATATCGGCAATATACAGAAAATAATATTGCTACCCTACAAAAAATCAGGACTTACCTTTATGAACAGAAATATTCAATCAAACAGGTGCGCGAAATATTAAATTTAGAGGAAAGCAAACAGGATATTGCTGCTGCTCTTGTTGGTGAAACCGATGAAAGGCTTAGTTCCCTTGTTTCAGTTCTACTGGATAGAATTACAGACGTTGAAGATGGTATTAAGGAACTAAAAAAAGGACAAAATACTCTAAAACAGGAATACCTGCAGGCAGTTAAACTTTTGAATATAACATCAGAAAGACGTGACCGGGAACTTATTCAGGAGATCAGAAAACGCTTAGACCAGAAGAAAGAACAGCACAATAGTCTCTTAAAAAGACTACTCCCCTGGACTAAAAATAATGACTGA
- a CDS encoding SpoIID/LytB domain-containing protein has protein sequence MNKKTYLILFVIGVLASISFSTIHYYVINAGQVTTEIQKKTGFKEIDTDILFAQARDAYYAGKIIKAEELYQAINLKESNNLTALKNIYFINKELGNLKESITSLEKIVNLSDDKKWNYRLGLSYFQVGNYEQAADILNKLASEYQEVFSEKELAIINYYLGLISVKNKDLELAKEFFEKGINVSPKTTINYVELAGIHKEKGQYHDAITMYKKALRYDYSLSYIYPELADLYEQLNEVSNSYYYWKRSLSTNNKPTLASDKIDKLEEIHPELIELEKEEKNRTRTSINWSIVEPITDTADIPLIRVGLIEKAENITFQAGTNFKVFNNDQAVFNGQAKKEYTLKHKNDKFEIYSDGEILSNFKTDKLLLKLSDDHYTFDLYDISFGKGYFWAGNEDRQYRGELEILSKDNDLLTVINNINLEEYLLSVVPAEMPASWPMEALKAQAIAARSYALVHLGRHSRQGYDLCATVHCAAYNGVKSENTRTTEAVLTTKGEVINYNNRIVDAVFSSNSGGYSESSADVWGNSLPYLEGANNMMEENYSFPLEPYQLEEWLIDNPSSFSGVAKYIGSNVYRWVKYMPVDYFKERYNLTELINIIPEGRSIGGSIQSILIIGDNDKEIRVKKDSIRGSFGGLKSNRFFIDKIYDENGVITAVLFFGGGWGHNVGMDQTAAAGMAEQSYSYEDILKHFYKNTKVIKKY, from the coding sequence ATGAATAAAAAAACATATCTAATACTTTTTGTTATAGGTGTTTTAGCAAGTATTTCTTTTTCAACAATACACTATTATGTTATTAATGCAGGTCAGGTTACCACAGAGATTCAAAAAAAAACTGGGTTTAAAGAAATAGACACAGATATTTTATTTGCTCAGGCCAGAGATGCCTACTATGCAGGAAAAATTATTAAGGCAGAAGAGCTGTATCAGGCTATTAATTTGAAGGAAAGTAATAATCTTACTGCTTTAAAGAATATTTATTTTATAAATAAGGAATTAGGTAATCTTAAGGAAAGTATAACTAGTTTAGAAAAAATAGTTAATCTCAGTGATGATAAGAAATGGAACTATAGACTTGGTTTAAGTTATTTTCAAGTAGGCAATTATGAACAGGCTGCCGATATCTTAAATAAACTGGCCAGTGAATATCAAGAAGTCTTTTCTGAAAAAGAATTAGCAATTATTAATTATTATCTTGGTTTAATCTCAGTAAAAAATAAAGACTTGGAATTAGCGAAAGAATTTTTTGAAAAGGGGATTAATGTATCTCCTAAAACTACGATTAATTATGTAGAATTAGCTGGTATACATAAAGAAAAGGGACAATATCATGATGCCATTACAATGTATAAAAAGGCCCTGCGTTATGATTATAGTTTGTCTTATATCTATCCAGAACTGGCTGATCTCTATGAGCAATTAAATGAAGTCAGTAACTCTTACTATTACTGGAAGCGTAGTTTATCCACTAATAATAAACCTACTCTGGCCAGTGATAAAATTGATAAATTAGAGGAAATACATCCAGAATTAATTGAATTAGAAAAGGAAGAAAAAAACAGGACACGTACAAGTATAAACTGGTCTATTGTTGAACCCATTACTGATACAGCAGATATTCCACTCATAAGGGTTGGTTTAATTGAAAAGGCTGAAAATATTACCTTCCAGGCTGGAACTAATTTTAAAGTATTTAATAATGATCAGGCCGTTTTTAATGGTCAGGCTAAAAAGGAATATACCCTAAAACATAAAAATGATAAATTTGAAATTTATAGTGATGGAGAGATTCTTAGTAATTTTAAGACAGATAAATTATTGTTAAAATTAAGTGATGACCATTATACTTTTGATTTATATGACATTAGTTTTGGAAAAGGATATTTCTGGGCTGGTAATGAAGATAGACAGTATCGTGGGGAACTAGAAATTTTATCTAAAGATAATGATTTACTCACAGTAATTAATAATATTAATTTAGAGGAATATCTCTTATCAGTAGTTCCAGCAGAAATGCCTGCTAGCTGGCCTATGGAGGCTTTAAAGGCCCAGGCTATAGCAGCAAGGAGCTATGCCCTGGTTCATCTGGGCAGGCACAGTCGACAGGGATATGACCTCTGTGCTACTGTACACTGTGCTGCTTACAATGGTGTCAAGAGTGAGAATACTAGGACTACTGAAGCAGTCCTTACTACTAAAGGAGAGGTTATAAACTATAATAACCGAATTGTTGACGCTGTTTTCAGTAGTAATAGTGGTGGTTATTCTGAGAGTAGTGCTGATGTCTGGGGTAACAGTTTGCCCTATCTTGAGGGGGCTAATAATATGATGGAAGAAAACTATTCATTTCCATTGGAACCCTATCAATTAGAAGAGTGGTTAATTGATAATCCTTCTTCCTTCTCCGGGGTAGCTAAATATATAGGCAGCAATGTGTACCGCTGGGTCAAATATATGCCGGTTGACTATTTTAAGGAAAGGTATAATTTAACAGAATTAATTAATATAATTCCAGAAGGCAGAAGTATAGGAGGCAGTATACAGAGTATATTAATCATTGGAGATAATGATAAAGAAATTAGAGTAAAAAAGGACAGCATCAGGGGGAGTTTCGGTGGTTTGAAAAGCAATAGATTTTTTATTGATAAAATTTATGATGAAAATGGAGTAATTACAGCTGTTCTCTTTTTTGGTGGTGGCTGGGGGCATAATGTAGGTATGGATCAAACTGCTGCAGCAGGTATGGCCGAGCAAAGTTATTCTTATGAAGATATTCTTAAACATTTTTATAAAAACACTAAGGTAATAAAGAAATATTAA